The genome window aatcagaagacaaagtatcgcgatatatcgccgtatcgatatttttgcacacccctagtggtcattatctccaaacttcttaatatctagaacctgtttattaattaatacgcattttgaaaaattatttatttcaaggcctcccccactgctttctgtcgctctgactacgtcacagtcactgttgcgctgattggtcagagcgttggcctatacacacagagacagtttgaaagacagcgggttgtccctacccacacccttcggaaatgtctacgaccgagaccagactaaatattcacatttagtctggcttgccaggctagtttcTCGGTAACGTGATGGAACAAGCtgcatatttttgtcttgttaatTTATagagaccgcgagttggcctagaggttagcgtgtccgcctctcgatcgggagatcgcgagttctactcacggtcgggtcataccaaagaccatcataaaaatggtacctactgccatctgacaaggcacgctgcaatacagatgcgagtggcgagtcaaactctcgcggttaccagaggacccaccccccactgtaaccctaactatgtaatatacacgagaggccgagggctacggaaacagagatctGCGCcatcctatgcgccacatggcatgggaaggactttgaattTAAAGAGGATAAACTGAGAGGCTGGGGtcagaatgactgtttatagctacttTAACGTAAGTGTTGTTGTCATTCTTTAATAGTTCaaattgctatgatgttgaaATAAAAACCTTGGCAGGCTTCTTCAGAAAATCTTAAGTAgcgagcacaaaaaaaaaaggagtagGCAGCTGTGAAATGTGCAGCGGCAAACCCGCCATGGTATGCCAGAGGTGCTGGGGGGGTTTTGAAATTTACACACTGGCTTCTGGTGCACTCTCAGCTCATAAATGACTAACcacttccctgtaaaatactcgcaaaacatgtatgaaatttccctccagatgtgtgtgtgcttgacgttCTCAGTCCCCCTCTATAGtacactgcctggctctgtaacataaccacatccatgtatctcctctttggccttcctcatttttgtttgcctggcagctccatcctcaatattctccttcccacatgctctgcatctcttctcaggatgtgcccagaccacttgtggacatctctgcttGGGGAATGTAATCAACTTTGAGATGATAACAGTAACTTCGGTTCACGTCATTGGTTGTTCCCATCCATCGGGAAGGATAATTACAAGAACTCACTTTGTCATCGACTGTTGGTGATCTGTGCGGTTATTATGGTGACCATGGGATACAACAGCTCATCagtgctgtcttttttttttttctttttttttaaattcctcttcctgtctcgtctcatctcccaGGGCTTCCCCAGACAAAGCTGGGCAACTTCCTGGAGGCACGGGTGAACGAGTTCCTGAAGCGGCAATACCATCCAGAAACTGGTGATGTCACTATCCGGGTGGTTCACGTCTCCGACAAAATGGTTGAAGTGAAGCCAGGAATGAAGTCCAGGTAAGAGtcctccatgttttttttttaagatctgTCTTCATATCCATGTGCATCTTGGTATAATTCTTCTCCCAACCATATGAAAGACATCATCATCCAAAAATATCAGACGGTAtcatttaaaaatatgaatttgAGTAACAATGTGCATTTACGTTGGCAGATTTGTGGACAGTGGTGAAATGGCAGAGTCTTTCCCCTACCGGACAAAAGCTCTGTTTGCATTCGAGGACATTAACGGTGTGGATGTGTGTTTTTTCGGAATGCATGTCCAAGAATATGGCTCCGATTGTCCTCCACCCAATCAGAGGTGAGAGTAAATGCACTAAAGTAGACCTTTTATCTCTTAGGTACTTGGTTGACTCGAAGAAAAGCTtctttttccttaaaaaaaacaGTCGAGTGCATGTCAGTGTGATACCGTTGCCTGGAAACTGAGCCTTAAGCATGTTCATCAACATTCAACTGACTCGTTTACTCATTGCCATCTGTTCATCTCTCTGTGCAGACGTGTGTATATCTCCTACCTGGACAGTGTGCACTTTTTTCAGCCACGTCACCTGAGGACAGGTGTGTATCACGAGATCCTAGTCGGGTACCTGGAGTACGTGAAGAAGTTAGGGTTCACCACAGGACATATCTGGGCATGTCCACCAAGTGAAGGAGATGATTACATCTTCCACTGTCACCCACCGGATCAGAAGATCCCCAAACCCAAACGGCTGCAGGAATGGTACAAGAAGATGCTGGACAAGGCTGTGGCAGAGCGGATCGTTCATGACTACAAGGTAGGCGTCACTGTAGTGTTTTGTTTAAGGTTGTACAAAATCCCAGCTGAACAACTTGGCCTACCATTCGTCCCCACCCCCAGAGTTTCTCCTGGATctctatatctgtgtgtgtgagcatggaTATGCAGCTGTGTTTATGTAAAGAAGCACTGCTCCACATTTCGTTTTCACCCCTGGCCCATTTTCATCTCCTTCTCTCTCCTAGGACATCTTTAAACAGGCAACCGAGGACCGCCTGACAAGTGCAAAGGAGCTGCCTTATTTTGAGGGTGATTTCTGGCCCAATGTGTTGGAGGAGAGCATCAAAGAGCTGGAGCaagaagaggaggagaggaaAAGAGAGGAGAACAACACCTCGAGTGAAAGTGTAGATGTGAGTTTAGATTCTTGAGCCTTGAAATGATGAATATGTCTTTGAGAAATAGATCGATGTTCCTGATCTGTGTCGGTCTCTACAGGCCACAGAGGGTGACAGCAAGAACGcaaagaaaaagaacaacaaGAAGACGAACAAGAACAAAAGCAGCATGAGCCGAGCCAACAAGAAGAAACCAGGCGTGCCCAATGTCTCCAACGACCTCTCCCAAAAACTCTATGCTACCATGGAGAAACACAAAGAGGTAGTCGTCTTACTAATTCAGACAGGCTTTAACAAGGTCTCCCGTTTCACAAAAGCTCGTTCTGACCATTTTCTTGCCTCTTAGGTTTTCTTCGTCATCCGTCTCCATGCCGGCCCTGCTGTCAACTCGCTACCTGCCATCATAGATCCAGACCCCCTGATGGCGTGCGACCTGATGGATGGGCGTGATGCCTTTCTGACGCTGGCTCGGGACAAGCACCTTGAGTTCAGCTCTTTGCGACGAGCCAAGTGGAGCTCGATGTGTATGCTGGTGGAACTGCACAACCAAAGCCAGGATCGCTTTGTGTACACCTGCAATGAGTGCAAACATCATGTGGAGACGCGTTTCCACTGCACAGTCTGTGAGGTAAGAGAGGTTGACAGTCATGATTGTTGCCACTTCTAGTTGATAATGTTGCACTTAAGTGATTTGTGCATCATGATCCCAAAGAGATTTTTTTAAGAAACAGGGACAATTGTCAAAAAGTGGATAATTTTCACCAAGTACATTTGTTCTTTGCAGGACTATGACCTTTGCATCACGTGCTATAAAACTAAGGGTCATGAGCACAAGATGGAAAAGCTTGGTCTGGGTCTCGATGATGAAAGTAGCAACCAGGCAACAGCGGCCACTCAGAACCCTGGTGACTCTCGTCGTCTCAGCATCCAGCGCTGCATCCAGTCTCTGGTGCATGCCTGTCAGTGTCGCAATGCCAACTGCTCCCTACCATCTTGCCAGAAGATGAAGCGGGTGGTGCAGCACACGAAGGGCTGCAAGCGCAAGACAAATGGTGGCTGTCCCATCTGCAAGCAGCTCATTGCTTTGTGCTGCTATCATGCCAAGCACTGCCAGGAGAACAAATGCCCTGTGCCATTTTGCCTCAACATAAAGCAGAAACTCAGACAGCAGCAGCTGCAGCACAGGCTACAGCAAGCGCAGATGCTGCGTAGGCGTATGGCCACTATGCAGCGGACTGGGCAGCCTCCTCTTGGTGGTGGCCCACCTGGAGGGCTTCCATCACCAGGCAGCAACTGCACCACGGGTCGTAGCACACCAACATCAGTGGGTACCCAGCCTCCCACCCCTCAGACACCTACCCAACAAAATATTGCGCCTGTACCCCAGCCTGGAATGGGAGGCATTCCTGTTGCATCCCCTCAGCAGCTACAGCAACCACAGGGGAACATGCCTCCCCAGCACCCTGGCCATCAACAGTTTCAGCAAATGCAAGGTGCTCAGGGAGTGATGACCTCTCCCCAGCCACAAATGGTTTCTCAACAACAGACTGGACAGCCACCACATCCAAACAGTTTGGCTCAGTATGGCCCACGACCTCCAGGCTCTACTGGCAAACCAGGCCTGGGTCCTGCAAGCCCTAGCAGCTTAGGGGCAGGTCCATTGCAGCAACCATCGGGTCCTCCTCCGGCAGCTGTGGAAATTGCAAAGAAGATCCAGCAAGTGGCAGATGCACAAAGAAATATGGCAAAAGCTCAATTACTGCAGAGGCAAGCTACCCAGACAGGCATGATGCCACCACACCACCAACAACCCCAAGCACAGATGGGGATGACCCATTCGGGAGTTGCCATGGTAGGGGGAACAGGGCTACCTCCTCATGCACAAGCTGCTGTTTCGCGAGGCCAGTTAGAGCAGCAGCAGGGACCTCAAGGAATGATGGTTGGAGCAGGACCCATGCAACAGCAACCTGTACCACAGCCTAATGTACAGGGCCAGCTTCCTCCACAGGTTCCGATCCAGCAAAGAGCTAATGTGCAGCTTCAGCCTTCTGCTCAGCAGCAATGGACAGGACAGGGGATTCCACCTCCGCAGAGACCTCCAGTTATGAACCAGCCTGGGGTGACTACAGTGCAGCAACAAATGCAGCAGTCTCAGCAGCCACAGCAGCAACAGCCAGTGCCAAATCAGAATGCCTTGATGAGTATGGTGCAGGGTGGACTGCAGGGCGGTGCTGCAGGTGGAATGGCAGGTGGGAGTCTTTCTCAAAGAACTGTGCAGGAACTGCTGCAAACCTTGCGGTCACCTAGCTCACCGCAGCAACAGCAGCAGGTTCTCAACATTCTCCGCTCCAACCCACAACTAATGGCTGCATTTATAAAGCAGCGGGTTTACAAGTATAAAAACGGGCCAGGAGGTCCTGTTGGTGCACAGGGAGGGCCAGGGGCCATGAGCAGCCAGCCAGTGGGAGTCGGTGCTTGTGGACTTCAGCCATCCATGAATATGGGACAAGCCCAACTTGCCCAgctgcaacaacaacagcagcagcaaatgCAACAACCTCAGAGGCCCCTgcttcagcagcagcagcaagttGCTGGgatacaacagcagcagcagcaaggaATACCAGGCCAAGTGCCTCCCAATGTGGTCAACATGAATCCACAGTTCAGACAGCTGCTGTTAAGGAGACAGCAGCAGAAACTACAgcttcagcagcagcagcagcagcagcagcaacaacagcagcagcagcagccaggGGGAAATCATACTGCATTCCCACAGCAGCAGAGCTACATGGGTCAGCAGGGTCAGCAGACTCAACCGGGAGTGCAACCTGGAGCCCAGCAGCAAGGATACCCAGGCAACTCAGCACAGCAGCAGGGTTTCCCAGGCAACACAACCCAGGGTTACCCAGGCAACTCGGCTCAGCAGCAGGGTTACCCAGGCAACTCAGCTCAACAGCAGGGTTACCCAGGCAACTCGGCTCAGCAGCAGGGTTACCCAGGCAACTCGGCTCAGCAGCAGGGTTACCCAGGAAACTTGACCCAGCAGCAGGGTTTTCCAGGCAACTTGACTCAGCAACAGGCTTTTCCAGGAAACTCTGCACAGCAGCAGGGTTTTCCAGGCAACACTGCACAGCAGCAGGCTGCTGCAGTCTTGCAGCAGAGACTGCAGCATCAACACAGATTGCaaatgcagcagcagcagcagaatgCTGGGCTGCAAGGGCCtgatcgaggtggtccacagatgCAGCCAGGACAAGGAGGAACGCAGCCTTCATCATCTCCGGCAATGCTGCATCAAGCAATCCACCAGCGACTGCTTCAGCAACAGAAGCAGCACCTTGGTGGGACTTCGCCTGCACAGCAGAACAATCCCATGAGCCCACAGCAGCAAATGTCACAGTCACCACACATGCAGGGCCAGCCACTCCCCAACTCTCTCAGCAACCAAGTGCGATCGCCTCAACCCTCCCCTCGTCCACAATCACAGCCACCACACTCAAGTCCGTCCCCACGACTGCAGCAGACTCAGACAGCTTCGCCACACCCCGGCCATCTACAGCAGCACCTACCTGGCAtggctcctcctccacctcctccccAGCTACAGCAGAATGCTATGGACCCTAGCGGGAACTCTATGCTGCCGCATCTCAGCGGCATGGTGGGACTCCACCCTGCAGCAGGGAAAGACATACGACCCCCTAGTGGGCAGGATCTTGGGGTGAATATGAATTCATTAGACATGTAGTTAGAAAACCTCACCAGAGACAGTGTTAGGTTTGGTTTTTTGAAATATATATTACGGttattaattatttaatttttttcttaaacATGAACACCTGGAACTCTGATCTTCCTGTGGGAGACACAGAAATTACAGAACCGGAATGTTGAGTGTGAACGCTAAATTATGGCTCTTTTTGTTTTCCTGTCTGTTTTTTGCCAATTGTGAACAAATCAAGGCTTGTTTCTCAGACTCAGAGAATAGAACACAGGTAATATTTTCAGGCCTGGGGGAGTATTTACCTTTTTAagatatattttttaatattttaaaaatgtaaagtactgatttattgaatgcaatgggttttattttataaatatttttgtttttttgctcctTGAAGCAATCTGTTACTATTTTTACAGTACGGAAATGCGACAGATGTTACTGTTGTGTTTGTTCTtgttaattattcagatgtcatgcATATCTTCCTTGAAAAGTTTTGATTTTGCATTCTGTTATTTAttctagtgattttttttttcttttggctcCTGGAGACTGCTACAATTCTACAGAGTCTATTTTTAATACCTGAGAATTTGCAGAGTGGTTCCTTTACATTTTACGTTGACCGGATATTGAGGAAAATGGCAGTGTTGTGAGCTAAAGGCTTCATGGTGTTGGCCAGTggaccttttttttccccttcttttgTGCCACATTAGTTTAAAATGCCTAGCCATAGTGTCCACATGGGGCAAACC of Neoarius graeffei isolate fNeoGra1 chromosome 22, fNeoGra1.pri, whole genome shotgun sequence contains these proteins:
- the ep300b gene encoding histone acetyltransferase p300 isoform X2; protein product: MADNVLDSGPSSAKRPKLSSPALSGSASDGNDFSSLFDLEHDLPDELISSSDLALPNGGVEVCQPSSLGPVQDTAAKHKQLSELLCSTSQQQQQAGMMAPAGFNRPMMATQKGNMQTQGIMGGQVMNGVPRMGYINANPGMNVADPLQQQQQQLRAQQPGAVNKMNMMAGAGSAPFMPSYSHSGAQSSLAPPLQNKASQNVSQFSVDQKAQPGQSVPGLAVAPPVADPEKRKLIQQQLVLLLHAHKCQRREQSNGELSHCSLPHCRTMKNVLNHMTHCQAGKTCQVAHCASSRQIISHWKNCTRHDCPVCLPLKNAGDKRHQQSLLGGASVAVGGSVGGSAPCAPPSGPNLNSAGQIDPSSIERAYAALGLSYTGQTGVNPVGVNGSVGGVQAQTQQPNHLPDALLHRNLTTHSLMSDGGGAGPMSSVPLAAPTSAGMRKSWHEDITQDLRNHLVHKLVQAIFPTPDPAALKDRRMENLVAYARKVEGDMYESANSRAEYYHLLAEKIYKIQKELEEKRKTRLQKQSTHTENGPLADPSLLRPPGPNQMVNRLPNPAGMNQFGQMGPQPQHMNQLGMQGVPRMVQPNMAQLQNQFNQSQFPLAGSGPIQMSTPPLLSSPAVQTPPTSSTSNLPPTSQLQTPPIHQTTPSPAARLTPTPRQTPPPLPGNQTPQPQTPNSTGLAPPTPQQQLDRANQMQPLGGGASEALPVPSQDALGPNTQPQSPPYEKQSVMTDDPTLTPASAGSVDPEINPAPETDLKMEVKKEEEEEVETQEEEAKVKMEAVQDEVKVEENPEIKKEEPEAESCKAEPMEASTEETGEDKKPEIKCEPKEEKQGKETTDESSSNTESKKKIFKPEEMREVLMPTLEALYKQDPESLPFRQPVDPQLLGIPDYFDIVKNPMDLSTIKRKLDTGQYQEPWQYVDDIWLMFNNAWLYNRKTSRVYKYCSKLAEVFEQEIDPVMQGLGFCCGRKLEFSPQTLCCYGKQLCTIPRDAAYFSYQNRYHFCEKCFNEIQGENVSLSDDPTQPQTSINKDQFEKKKNDTLDPELFVECSDCARKMHQICILHNETIWPSGFVCDGCLKASNKTRKENKYAAKRLPQTKLGNFLEARVNEFLKRQYHPETGDVTIRVVHVSDKMVEVKPGMKSRFVDSGEMAESFPYRTKALFAFEDINGVDVCFFGMHVQEYGSDCPPPNQRRVYISYLDSVHFFQPRHLRTGVYHEILVGYLEYVKKLGFTTGHIWACPPSEGDDYIFHCHPPDQKIPKPKRLQEWYKKMLDKAVAERIVHDYKDIFKQATEDRLTSAKELPYFEGDFWPNVLEESIKELEQEEEERKREENNTSSESVDATEGDSKNAKKKNNKKTNKNKSSMSRANKKKPGVPNVSNDLSQKLYATMEKHKEVFFVIRLHAGPAVNSLPAIIDPDPLMACDLMDGRDAFLTLARDKHLEFSSLRRAKWSSMCMLVELHNQSQDRFVYTCNECKHHVETRFHCTVCEDYDLCITCYKTKGHEHKMEKLGLGLDDESSNQATAATQNPGDSRRLSIQRCIQSLVHACQCRNANCSLPSCQKMKRVVQHTKGCKRKTNGGCPICKQLIALCCYHAKHCQENKCPVPFCLNIKQKLRQQQLQHRLQQAQMLRRRMATMQRTGQPPLGGGPPGGLPSPGSNCTTGRSTPTSVGTQPPTPQTPTQQNIAPVPQPGMGGIPVASPQQLQQPQGNMPPQHPGHQQFQQMQGAQGVMTSPQPQMVSQQQTGQPPHPNSLAQYGPRPPGSTGKPGLGPASPSSLGAGPLQQPSGPPPAAVEIAKKIQQVADAQRNMAKAQLLQRQATQTGMMPPHHQQPQAQMGMTHSGVAMVGGTGLPPHAQAAVSRGQLEQQQGPQGMMVGAGPMQQQPVPQPNVQGQLPPQVPIQQRANVQLQPSAQQQWTGQGIPPPQRPPVMNQPGVTTVQQQMQQSQQPQQQQPVPNQNALMSMVQGGLQGGAAGGMAGGSLSQRTVQELLQTLRSPSSPQQQQQVLNILRSNPQLMAAFIKQRVYKYKNGPGGPVGAQGGPGAMSSQPVGVGACGLQPSMNMGQAQLAQLQQQQQQQMQQPQRPLLQQQQQVAGIQQQQQQGIPGQVPPNVVNMNPQFRQLLLRRQQQKLQLQQQQQQQQQQQQQQQPGGNHTAFPQQQSYMGQQGQQTQPGVQPGAQQQGYPGNSAQQQGFPGNTTQGYPGNSAQQQGYPGNSAQQQGYPGNSAQQQGYPGNSAQQQGYPGNLTQQQGFPGNLTQQQAFPGNSAQQQGFPGNTAQQQAAAVLQQRLQHQHRLQMQQQQQNAGLQGPDRGGPQMQPGQGGTQPSSSPAMLHQAIHQRLLQQQKQHLGGTSPAQQNNPMSPQQQMSQSPHMQGQPLPNSLSNQVRSPQPSPRPQSQPPHSSPSPRLQQTQTASPHPGHLQQHLPGMAPPPPPPQLQQNAMDPSGNSMLPHLSGMVGLHPAAGKDIRPPSGQDLGVNMNSLDM
- the ep300b gene encoding histone acetyltransferase p300 isoform X1, with protein sequence MADNVLDSGPSSAKRPKLSSPALSGSASDGNDFSSLFDLEHDLPDELISSSDLALPNGGVEVCQPSSLGPVQDTAAKHKQLSELLCSTSQQQQQAGMMAPAGFNRPMMATQKGNMQTQGIMGGQVMNGVPRMGYINANPGMNVADPLQQQQQQLRAQQPGAVNKMNMMAGAGSAPFMPSYSHSGAQSSLAPPLQNKASQNVSQFSVDQKAQPGQSVPGLAVAPPVADPEKRKLIQQQLVLLLHAHKCQRREQSNGELSHCSLPHCRTMKNVLNHMTHCQAGKTCQVAHCASSRQIISHWKNCTRHDCPVCLPLKNAGDKRHQQSLLGGASVAVGGSVGGSAPCAPPSGPNLNSAGQIDPSSIERAYAALGLSYTGQTGQITPSTATGVNPVGVNGSVGGVQAQTQQPNHLPDALLHRNLTTHSLMSDGGGAGPMSSVPLAAPTSAGMRKSWHEDITQDLRNHLVHKLVQAIFPTPDPAALKDRRMENLVAYARKVEGDMYESANSRAEYYHLLAEKIYKIQKELEEKRKTRLQKQSTHTENGPLADPSLLRPPGPNQMVNRLPNPAGMNQFGQMGPQPQHMNQLGMQGVPRMVQPNMAQLQNQFNQSQFPLAGSGPIQMSTPPLLSSPAVQTPPTSSTSNLPPTSQLQTPPIHQTTPSPAARLTPTPRQTPPPLPGNQTPQPQTPNSTGLAPPTPQQQLDRANQMQPLGGGASEALPVPSQDALGPNTQPQSPPYEKQSVMTDDPTLTPASAGSVDPEINPAPETDLKMEVKKEEEEEVETQEEEAKVKMEAVQDEVKVEENPEIKKEEPEAESCKAEPMEASTEETGEDKKPEIKCEPKEEKQGKETTDESSSNTESKKKIFKPEEMREVLMPTLEALYKQDPESLPFRQPVDPQLLGIPDYFDIVKNPMDLSTIKRKLDTGQYQEPWQYVDDIWLMFNNAWLYNRKTSRVYKYCSKLAEVFEQEIDPVMQGLGFCCGRKLEFSPQTLCCYGKQLCTIPRDAAYFSYQNRYHFCEKCFNEIQGENVSLSDDPTQPQTSINKDQFEKKKNDTLDPELFVECSDCARKMHQICILHNETIWPSGFVCDGCLKASNKTRKENKYAAKRLPQTKLGNFLEARVNEFLKRQYHPETGDVTIRVVHVSDKMVEVKPGMKSRFVDSGEMAESFPYRTKALFAFEDINGVDVCFFGMHVQEYGSDCPPPNQRRVYISYLDSVHFFQPRHLRTGVYHEILVGYLEYVKKLGFTTGHIWACPPSEGDDYIFHCHPPDQKIPKPKRLQEWYKKMLDKAVAERIVHDYKDIFKQATEDRLTSAKELPYFEGDFWPNVLEESIKELEQEEEERKREENNTSSESVDATEGDSKNAKKKNNKKTNKNKSSMSRANKKKPGVPNVSNDLSQKLYATMEKHKEVFFVIRLHAGPAVNSLPAIIDPDPLMACDLMDGRDAFLTLARDKHLEFSSLRRAKWSSMCMLVELHNQSQDRFVYTCNECKHHVETRFHCTVCEDYDLCITCYKTKGHEHKMEKLGLGLDDESSNQATAATQNPGDSRRLSIQRCIQSLVHACQCRNANCSLPSCQKMKRVVQHTKGCKRKTNGGCPICKQLIALCCYHAKHCQENKCPVPFCLNIKQKLRQQQLQHRLQQAQMLRRRMATMQRTGQPPLGGGPPGGLPSPGSNCTTGRSTPTSVGTQPPTPQTPTQQNIAPVPQPGMGGIPVASPQQLQQPQGNMPPQHPGHQQFQQMQGAQGVMTSPQPQMVSQQQTGQPPHPNSLAQYGPRPPGSTGKPGLGPASPSSLGAGPLQQPSGPPPAAVEIAKKIQQVADAQRNMAKAQLLQRQATQTGMMPPHHQQPQAQMGMTHSGVAMVGGTGLPPHAQAAVSRGQLEQQQGPQGMMVGAGPMQQQPVPQPNVQGQLPPQVPIQQRANVQLQPSAQQQWTGQGIPPPQRPPVMNQPGVTTVQQQMQQSQQPQQQQPVPNQNALMSMVQGGLQGGAAGGMAGGSLSQRTVQELLQTLRSPSSPQQQQQVLNILRSNPQLMAAFIKQRVYKYKNGPGGPVGAQGGPGAMSSQPVGVGACGLQPSMNMGQAQLAQLQQQQQQQMQQPQRPLLQQQQQVAGIQQQQQQGIPGQVPPNVVNMNPQFRQLLLRRQQQKLQLQQQQQQQQQQQQQQQPGGNHTAFPQQQSYMGQQGQQTQPGVQPGAQQQGYPGNSAQQQGFPGNTTQGYPGNSAQQQGYPGNSAQQQGYPGNSAQQQGYPGNSAQQQGYPGNLTQQQGFPGNLTQQQAFPGNSAQQQGFPGNTAQQQAAAVLQQRLQHQHRLQMQQQQQNAGLQGPDRGGPQMQPGQGGTQPSSSPAMLHQAIHQRLLQQQKQHLGGTSPAQQNNPMSPQQQMSQSPHMQGQPLPNSLSNQVRSPQPSPRPQSQPPHSSPSPRLQQTQTASPHPGHLQQHLPGMAPPPPPPQLQQNAMDPSGNSMLPHLSGMVGLHPAAGKDIRPPSGQDLGVNMNSLDM